GATGATGGCCCGAGGTGCCtaccacctctctgggcctcagtccccATTGGTGCTCTGAGGCAGAGGTGGGTCCAGGTCTGCACGTGGCACTTGTCTGTGTTTGTATCCCCACATGTGTCTGTGTGCCCGGCAGAGACCATGAGAGGCAGTAAAGCACCCAGCTTGGGTTCCATACCCACACTGCCTGCAGCCAGGCCTGAGCAAGTTCCTTTACTCCCCAGGGGTGAGGCCCCACAGCAACACCTGTCTGCTGGTAAATCCTTTGTGATTTACCTGATGTCTGCTGTCCTCCGCTGGGGCCCTCCTGCTCTGTCCCTGCGGCCTGCAGTGGGCAGACTGAGAGCTGCCCATGGCCTGGTGGTTTTGTGGAGTACCAGTCCTCTCCCTttcatttctctccctctcttgctTGGCCTTGCCCTAAGTTCCCTTTGCCGAGGTGAGCCCATCTGAAATGCTCAGCCAGAGGACCCAGTTCAGCTTGGGTTCCCTCCATGATATGGTCTTAGTCTCAAGCAAGTGCAACTTTGAATGACCTTGTTCTCATTCTGTGTCCTGTGTTTGCACACAGGTCTCGTAGTCATTGGGGACACTTTGCTGTGCCCAGAAAACCTAGATCTCGACCAGGTGGAGGAGTTGGAGAATCAAGCTCTGCTACCCGACCTGCAATAGAAGTAACATGACTGCTCTCGCCTACCCTCACTGGCTGTTGCGGCCCATCCAAGGGAGGAGGGGGGGAGGACATCTTCCAGGTGGACATTCTCAAGCACCTGATCCCCTTTGGGCAGGAGGCCTGTCCAGACTGGGCTCTCGAGAGGAAAGTGACCTAGAGACCAGCACATGGTGACACCATGCAGTCGCCACTGCTCTCTGGACTTACCCATCTGGTTTTGTCTGAATTGGCCCCGCACTGTGGTGCCCACTTGGTGCGGGGCCAGGGGCAGAGACTCCCCTCACACAATGCTGCTCTGGACTCAGCTAGAGACTCCGGGACTTTGACCTTTATGAAATGATGACATTGCCACTTGTTATGGCCCTGCTGGGTCTGGGTCGTTGAAAGAAATGTGTTGTTAAGAAACTTATCAgtgtttttccctctctgttctgGTCCAAACTCCCTGATGTTGGAACAGTGTCCAGGGGGTGATGGGGGAAGGCTGGGGGCGATGCTGTGCGTTGGCAGGCAGAGAGGCCCGCAGGCCCAGAAGTGGGCTGTGATGTTTCCTTGCATGTGACCCTTGCCCTACTGTAAAGTGTCCCTTGGCTCTCAAAGTGTGTGTGTTGGATGCAGGGCCTGGTTGCCTCATGTCCAAAGACAGGCTCCTAAATACAGCTGTGAGGGCAGAGCGACAAGGGCTGGTGTTCACCTGAGGAAACTTTGTACTTGTCTTTGATTTTGGGGTAATGTGTTTGCAAGGCGCTTGGCGGTTTGGGTGACCCTGCTTTCCAGTCAGCCTCTTGGCCgagagtggggagggggcccTGGATCGGGAGCTGGGATGTTCAGCTGTTGATCAGAAACTTGTGGCATTGTTGGCGGACCCAGGAGGAGCCCTTTCTGCTGCAGTGTGCATGGAAGGTGACAGCCCCCAAGGTCAGGAGCCCAGCTGGGTCGTCTGCTGAGCGGCATGCAAGGCCCAGGGACCAGTCTGTCCTGAGCTTGCCTCAGCACTCGGCTCATGGGTCAGACCCTTGGATGAGCCTGTGAAATACTACTGTTTCAGATGAAAGGGGACCATGGGGACTGGACTGAAGCCTGTCTGGGGCAAGGGTTTCCAGCCTGATCTGGCTCACCCTGTGCTATGTGTGAATACAATGGACAGATAGAAAGAACACAGATTCGCAGTTCTCCCTTGATTGTTTATTTACTCCAGTGGAGTTTTGCTTTACTTTAATAGAGCCAGAAATCTATTTTTGATTACAAGAGAGTGCTTTTGAGTATCCCTAGGAATCTGGCAGCTCAGGGATTGGGCTTGTTCTTGACCTGCTCACAGAGGGCACACTTATAATCTGAGGAAtctccctgctcctcctctgACTCAGGGGCCTCGTCTGGGGCCATGACTAAAAGGCCCGCCATCAGGATGGAGTAACAGGTGTTGTACAAAGTCATCATCGATTCATAATCTGGGTACACCAGGGCACTCTCAGGCAGTTCCCCTGGGCTGTCCCTTCCAGCAGTAGCTGGGGGCACAGATGTGGCATTGCTGGATGTGCCCTTTCCACTGGGGCTGCCCTGCTCACTGGGGAGATGGTTTCCCCCAGCCTGCCTGGCTACACTTCCCATAGACCCAAAGTCAGAGAACACAAATGAGCACTGGCTGAGGGTTCTGTGAGCAGTTGGCATTCCCTCCTGGACTTTGTTGCCACCCTCTTTGGTGAACTCATTGTGGTGGAGTTGAGGAGAGTATGTGGTTGCCACCACTCGCTTCTTTCTCTTTGGGGTTGCTGTTGTTCCGGTGGCAGGCTGAGAAGTTGTTCTGGGGTCACCTTTCCTCTGTATATTCTGCAGGAGGAGAGGTTTGTCTCTCTGAAAATTGGAGTTGTGATAGATCTGAAAGGAAACAAATCATTTTAGTCATGAGAGGGGAGAAGAGCCGTTCCTCATCGCCCTCCTCCTCACAACCACTCAGGCCATGCCTAAGTATGGAGACAAGGTCTCTTCATTCTGGCAGGTTATGTGGCCCTAGCATGTCACTCCCTAGAGCTCCTCCGGGGCTGTCCTCGCTTAAGTTGTTACTGGCCCTCCCTGACATCAAATGGCCCCTCAGGGTCTGGAATCACCCCTGTGGATCTTAAGGGGGGGGTGGTGGAACACGACAAACCCTGCACATTCTCCTCTTTCTTTACCCATCCTATCATGAGAACAATGTTCTCCTGGGAAATGAAACCTGTTCAGCACTCAGCTCATCTAATCTAGTCTCCCCAGAAGGTCTTTCTATGTTACCATCATCTTCTTCTTCCCTGCACAGCAACCTGAAGGGCGGATTTTCCTGAACCCGTACAGGTTCAGTTCACGGATGAAGCTCTTTATGCTGTCTGTCTCGAAGATCTGGTCCACACCTCTGTGCTGGAGGACCTCCATCTGGAAGAGATCTGCCTCGATGACCACTGTGTCTCCCTTGTCGTTCCAGTGCACAGAGGTGAAGGTCGCATCCTCCACGATCCTCCAGAGCTTCCTGGGAAAGGACAGCCCAAGGACAGTGTTGTTCTCTTCTTTGTTGGCCATTTCTGGGTTCGGGCCCTGTGGGAGCAGATTGTCATGCAGACCTAGATCTGGGCTCTTGGGTTGGTCACCCTGCTTCTCCAAAGCCTCCCCTGAATCCACGTTTGGATCTGGGGAGGAATCATGGGGGTCCCCTGCTGTGGGCTCCCCATCAGTTGATGGGGCCAGCAGCACTGCCTTGTGGGAACTATGACTATCCATGGAGCCAGTCTAGCTCAGGAACATTATCTACCCAAGCAGTGAATGCTCAGGGCAAACGGGCCTCAGACCAGGGTTGAGGTGCCCCATAAATACTCTCTGGAGATTCTAGAATCTGGGTCATGGGACAGGCAGCCAATTAAGTGGCCTGCTTCCTTAACTGTTTCATGATGTCACAGAGGTGATGTGTAGAGTCAGCCCTGGCccagtgtgggggagggggcatgggGATGGAGATGGGATCCCCAGCTTGTCTCTTATCTGAAAGTACAGAAAAGTTTGTTTCAGGTTGCCTGCAAAGGCTCCCATCTGCTGCCAGGCCCCTTGTTTCAGGGGGCCAGGCCCTGGATGGGTTGACAAATATGCCCCTGGCTCCACTCCCCTCACTAACAATGTGCAGGCCTGTGACTGGTTTCTGCTGAAAGGCCAGGCCCTGGTGAGTCCCAGGTCTACTAACACCAAGAGAGACCCCAGGGGACAGATGGGCCCCTGGTGACTATCCGTCCCAGAAGATGGGGTCCATAGGGGGCTGATTGGCCTTGCCTGAGTTGATGCTCCCCATCCTCCCCCCTCTTCTGGCTTTGTGGTCTTCTGGCTAGTGCTACTGGTTGGTCGGTCCCACTCAGATGGTCCCAAAGTCAGAGTCCTGCTGTCCTGCCACCACCGCCCCCAAGGTTGAGTTCTCCCCAGAGTAGGGCTGTGCTCAAGCACAGTGGGAGCAACCTCATATTCCACTTGACTGTTCCCAAGCACCTGAGACACAGACTCCCCAGGAGCCTGTGTGGGAGGGCAAAGCCAGGTGCTCCACTGAGCTTGCAGTCTCCCAAGCTCTGCCCACCACCAGATGGCATCCCGCTGCAGATCACAGGCTGTTGTCTTCAGTTTCCAATGTTTCCCATAAACACCGCTCTGGTGGCCCTAGAGCCTTCACTTTGTGAACACCTGTGTGTGctttccccctccccttcccagatCCTCGGATTCAGCCTCCCTGGAGGCTTCTTCAAAAGCCCTGTTTCCTTTTGTCAATGGGGTGGTTGGGCTTCTGCTACCTCCAGTTCTGGCTGTACCTTCCCTTTGAAATACTTGATTGGGGGCTCAAGGCACAGCCTGTTCTGTTGAAAACAAGCACTTCACTGGTTCTCTTCGAGGCCAGCTCTGATCTtctccacccctgcccctgtCCCAACCACCACTGTGGACCTGTTCTCCTTTACCCAAATGGCAGGTCCATCGAATGATTTTGTTGGCTTATGGGTTAGGCACTTTTCAAGGGCCCTCCTTTACACACATTCACTCCCAGGGGCATGTCTGACTTGTTGAGCTAGATGTGTGACCAAAGGAAGCCCCCGTCTACCTGTATTTGAAAAAGGATGAGAGTCCGGGTGTGGGACTGGATGAAACCGAAGTGGCAATCATTGGTCTTCACTGCACATGAACAGTAGAGGAATGGGTTTGGAGATGCATCTTCTCTGGGATTTGTGGGCCACTGTTCTTGAAAATCACCATTTAGGAAACAGACTGGCACCTTGGAAAGGTGGACTTTGAGGACTCTAGGGCATTGTGTCCCAGTTCTGCCAGTAGCAAGGTCATTTGACCCGTGTGAGGGCCAGTCCCTGGTGTCTGAAAGAGGAGAGCtaagagggtgtggaaaaagctATCCCAGGGCCCTTGCTGACTAAGGACTTGTGGCCTGGATGAGCTCCAGGCTTCGACTTGGGCTTCCCCGTGGCCTTTCTGCTTCTAAGCAGGTTGACAAAGGTTTCCTTCTGGTCAGTTAGTCTGACTGGGACATGACTCTGGAGGCTGTGAATGTTGGTGGGGGCCCCTGGTGACTCCTTCAAATGGGATGGAAGGTCATGACATCTGTGAGCAGCCTGACTATGTGGCCTTTCTTGCCCCTTCCATGCTTGGAGTCCCTCCTCGccccctgggtcatgaagaggcTGCCTTTTCTGGTCCCCCTCCTCCAGGCACCACCAGGCCCTGGCAGTGGGTTTATGTGGCACTGAGGGGGTCTTTGTCAGCCGTGGCTTGGGACACTTGTGTTGTGCACACACAAGCCCTCATGACATCCAAGGCCTGCCTTTCACAGCCTCTCTCTCATGCCCATGCACTTGGCGTCCCTGCCCTGGTGTCCCCAGCCCAGAGGCCCTCCAGCTGCTCCCCTCCCTCACTGTGGCTGGGAAGACCTGGAGCTTCAGGGGTCTGCTTGTGTTCCCTTCCCTCCCATATTGGAGGGGGCTCCTGTAGGGACCTTATCCCAGTGGGCACTGGGGCCATACAGTCAggccctccctccttcctgctcaATGAGGAGCTGGTCAACCTGGCAGGTTCCATTGGGCAGGAGGCCCCATggcagcagcagggacagggTACCACCCTCAGGCTGGAGGCACTGGGACTGGACAGAGACACCAGCCCCCGGCAGAGTCAGTTCTCAGCAAAGCACAGAGAAGCCCAATAGTGCTTCTGATTCGCCTCATACCCCTCCTTCCATGGGCCTGCTTTTTGTCACCTCAGAGGCATCATGTAACACTGAGAAGAGGAAAGCATGAGAAGTCGGAAGGTTGGGCCACAgcctggggtgggtgggaagggtgGGGGCTCCAGAGGAATTGAGACCAAGGTTCTGAGCCCATCCTGGCCCTCACTGGCAAGTGGTCTTGGGAAGATGCCCAAGCCCCGTGGCCTCAGTTCTTCATCTGGGAGGCGAGTGGGTGTGAGGAGCCCCGTGTGTTGGGCTGCAGGATGCATGTGAGGGATGAGACAGAGCTTGCAGGGCCTGGCAGCTGTTGGCCCTGTTATGACAGGGCAGGAATTTCTCACACTGTTGCCCCCAGtcactcctctgttctccactgaaTGGGGTTGGCTGCTTTGTTGTCCAAGGCAGGTCAGAGAATATGCACCTCAATAGGATATGGAATTCCTAATTAGCCAAACAAGATGTttcataaataaaactgagaaacttTTCTAGTTAGACTATAGTGGACCATAGTGtcactcattcagtcatgtcggactctgcaacTCAATTTattgtagctttccaggctcctctgtccatggacttctccagaaaagaatatttgagtgagttgccatgtccttctccaagggaatcttcctgacccaggaattgaacccaggtctcccacaatgcaagcagattcttcattgTATGGGCTACCCAGAAAGGCCCATTTCCAGTTAGAAGACCTGTGAAATTTGGGTGCGGAGCACTGTTCCAACAGGACCCAAGCTGGTCCAGGAAATAGAAGCAAGACCCACTCTTTGCCTGTGTCCCAGCTGGCCTTCCATTCAAACCCTTTTTTTCATCATTGCATCACCAATAAATGTTGAGTCTTTAATTACAATGCCCAATTACAATGAAGATAATTAAAAGCTAGTTAACACCTTGAGTTCTGTGTCCTTAGGACCAGGAGAGGATGGGTTTCTGGGCATCACTTCAAGGGAGTGTGACAGGAGTTCTGCAGGATTCTTAGCAGATATGGGGTAGAAAACACCTACACTGTCCCTGTGGTCAGCAGCAATCTGACAAGATCCAGGACCCCTTCCGTCTTGTCCCAGAAAGAGATCTCTCTGGGGCTTATGCAAGATCCAAAAGGACACCTTACAGTAATGTCCTGTTTCCCCTCACTCTCACAATGCACCTCATGTGACTGTGGCTCCTAGACCATCGCTCTAGCTGTGGGGGTGTCCTGCTTCTCCCAGTGCCTGAACTGCTAACACAGGGCCTTTTACGGAGCAGAGGCCCCATAAAGGTCTTCAGAATAAATGAGCCATTGAAGAGGGGGCTGCTTGACTCAGATTAATTGCTACTTCCATTTATAACCCAGGCAAATCCAAATAAACCAAGATTGCTTAGCTGTACAAAATGACACAGAAAAAGTATATGAAGCAAGAATTCACCactatcactttttattttctaattcttccacCAACTATATCACTGCTAAATAAATTCACATTTCCAAAATCATTCTAATTCTAATTCCATGTTATCTTGTTCAGGACCACGAAATAAAATGGAAGTGTTCCCAATCTCttttacaaaacaggaaaact
The nucleotide sequence above comes from Bos javanicus breed banteng chromosome X, ARS-OSU_banteng_1.0, whole genome shotgun sequence. Encoded proteins:
- the LOC133242262 gene encoding heat shock transcription factor, X-linked member 3-like, with protein sequence MDSHSSHKAVLLAPSTDGEPTAGDPHDSSPDPNVDSGEALEKQGDQPKSPDLGLHDNLLPQGPNPEMANKEENNTVLGLSFPRKLWRIVEDATFTSVHWNDKGDTVVIEADLFQMEVLQHRGVDQIFETDSIKSFIRELNLYGFRKIRPSGCCAGKKKMMIYHNSNFQRDKPLLLQNIQRKGDPRTTSQPATGTTATPKRKKRVVATTYSPQLHHNEFTKEGGNKVQEGMPTAHRTLSQCSFVFSDFGSMGSVARQAGGNHLPSEQGSPSGKGTSSNATSVPPATAGRDSPGELPESALVYPDYESMMTLYNTCYSILMAGLLVMAPDEAPESEEEQGDSSDYKCALCEQVKNKPNP